A stretch of the Poseidonibacter parvus genome encodes the following:
- a CDS encoding ElyC/SanA/YdcF family protein gives MFLLKKIISAFLLPIPIGLFLLFIAFYFLITNSYKKAKVFSFFALLWFTLLSSQIVSNAIINPLENSHKALLEIPKVQYVLVLGSGHITNENLSITSQLNQVAVVRLNEGIRIFKKLDNAKLIVSGYKGFDKNYHSTMSKSLAVDLGIKDKNIIKMDKPKDTREEAIQAKKIIGSKPFILVTSASHMKRSMLLFKKLGLNPIAAATYHLGEDKKDYSSIFASENLYKVKVAFHEYLGLAWAYIKGYI, from the coding sequence ATGTTTTTACTTAAAAAGATTATTTCTGCTTTTTTATTACCTATTCCTATTGGTCTTTTTTTACTATTTATTGCTTTTTATTTTTTAATTACTAATTCATACAAGAAAGCAAAAGTATTTTCTTTTTTTGCACTTCTTTGGTTTACACTTTTATCTTCACAAATAGTTTCAAATGCAATTATAAATCCTTTAGAAAACTCGCACAAAGCACTTTTAGAAATTCCAAAAGTTCAATATGTTTTAGTTTTAGGTTCCGGTCATATTACAAATGAAAACCTAAGTATTACTTCACAATTAAATCAAGTTGCAGTTGTTAGATTAAATGAAGGAATAAGAATTTTTAAAAAACTTGATAATGCTAAATTAATTGTATCAGGATACAAAGGCTTTGATAAAAATTATCATTCAACTATGAGTAAATCTCTTGCTGTTGATTTAGGAATAAAAGATAAAAATATCATAAAGATGGATAAACCAAAAGATACAAGAGAAGAAGCAATACAAGCTAAAAAAATAATAGGGAGTAAACCTTTTATTTTAGTTACAAGTGCATCACATATGAAAAGGTCAATGCTATTATTTAAAAAGCTTGGATTAAATCCCATTGCCGCTGCTACATATCATTTAGGAGAGGATAAAAAAGATTATAGTTCTATCTTTGCTAGTGAGAATTTATATAAGGTAAAAGTAGCTTTTCATGAATATCTAGGATTAGCATGGGCTTATATTAAAGGATATATTTGA
- a CDS encoding metal ABC transporter ATP-binding protein, protein MEILNIKDLSYAYKENYKVLEDINLTINNDDFLAIIGPNGGGKSTLLKLILGLLKPQNGKISKNIKNELIGYVPQNTNLNIDFPITALEVVLMGHIGNKKKLFGYSKEDISCAMHSLEKVGMSDFSNRRIGDLSGGQRQRVFIARALCANPKVMLLDEPTASIDVKGQKEVYELLKELNKSICIVVVSHDISVLLNYANNVAHVNKNLVYHNLESIQKDIHTVDDHLCEVELLKALGKTQVCCDHKLQ, encoded by the coding sequence TTGGAAATTTTAAATATAAAAGACTTATCATACGCGTATAAAGAGAATTATAAAGTACTAGAAGATATAAATCTAACAATTAATAATGATGATTTTCTAGCAATTATTGGACCAAATGGTGGCGGAAAATCAACACTTCTTAAACTAATTTTGGGTTTATTAAAACCTCAAAATGGAAAAATATCAAAAAATATCAAAAATGAATTAATCGGTTATGTTCCTCAAAATACAAACTTAAATATTGATTTTCCTATAACTGCACTTGAAGTAGTTTTAATGGGACATATCGGAAATAAAAAGAAGCTTTTTGGATATAGCAAAGAAGATATTTCTTGTGCTATGCACTCATTAGAAAAAGTAGGAATGAGTGATTTTTCAAATAGACGAATTGGTGATTTAAGTGGAGGTCAAAGGCAAAGAGTTTTTATTGCACGTGCATTATGTGCAAATCCAAAAGTAATGCTTTTAGATGAACCAACGGCTAGTATTGATGTAAAAGGTCAAAAAGAAGTTTATGAATTACTAAAAGAGTTAAATAAATCAATTTGTATAGTAGTAGTAAGTCATGATATTTCTGTTTTATTAAACTATGCAAATAATGTTGCTCATGTAAATAAAAATCTTGTTTATCATAATTTAGAAAGTATACAAAAAGATATACATACTGTTGATGACCACTTGTGTGAAGTTGAGCTTTTAAAAGCTTTAGGAAAAACACAAGTTTGTTGTGATCATAAACTTCAGTAG
- a CDS encoding metal ABC transporter permease: MLEILEYDFIQNALLAGLLISIAAGIIGSLVVVNKITFLTGGIAHSSYGGIGIAIYLGLPVLFGATVFALITAVIIAILTLNNRNRADAIIGMMWAFGMAIGIIFVDLTPGYNVDLMSYLFGSIIAVSSDDIIYMTVLDVFIVLIVMFFYKEILAVSYDSEFAKLRGINTKFFYTLILVLASLCVVAAIKAVGLILVIALLTIPTYLAEAFSNKLSQMMIISSIFASIFTLSGLVISYLYDISSGASIIISAVVILTLVKLIKRK, translated from the coding sequence ATGTTAGAAATATTAGAATACGATTTTATTCAAAATGCATTATTAGCTGGTTTATTAATTTCTATAGCAGCTGGAATAATTGGTTCACTTGTTGTTGTAAACAAAATCACTTTTTTAACAGGTGGAATTGCACATAGCTCTTATGGTGGAATTGGGATTGCAATTTATCTAGGTTTACCTGTGTTATTTGGTGCAACTGTTTTTGCTTTAATTACTGCTGTTATAATTGCGATATTGACTTTAAACAATAGAAATAGAGCAGATGCAATTATAGGAATGATGTGGGCTTTTGGTATGGCTATTGGTATTATTTTTGTAGATTTAACACCTGGTTATAATGTGGATTTGATGTCCTATTTATTTGGTTCAATAATCGCAGTTTCAAGCGATGATATCATTTATATGACAGTTTTAGATGTATTTATTGTTCTTATTGTAATGTTTTTTTATAAAGAAATATTAGCTGTATCTTATGATAGTGAGTTTGCAAAATTAAGAGGAATTAATACAAAATTCTTTTATACACTAATTTTAGTATTAGCTTCATTATGTGTTGTTGCAGCTATTAAAGCTGTTGGGCTTATTTTAGTGATTGCTTTACTTACTATTCCTACCTATTTAGCAGAAGCATTTTCAAATAAACTATCTCAAATGATGATAATAAGTTCAATTTTTGCAAGTATTTTTACACTTAGTGGTTTAGTGATTTCATATCTTTATGATATATCCTCAGGTGCAAGTATTATCATCTCAGCTGTAGTAATACTTACACTTGTAAAACTTATAAAAAGAAAATAA
- a CDS encoding PLAT/LH2 domain-containing protein encodes MSTEFYALKYNKTRQVKITNDEENNYERLRLYVNGAPYSVNAKAGSYVGCGIDAAHSFMGYFVNAIPRSRIKKYVKVTSGPSDFRKYANKLLLGGIIFNPGDDYFTTPAQLAVGLDKLTKKNLTSRKDIENDTIRHNKGTNSSIIQKVRHHLRRAIPVVALISKGNHWVTIVGMDCKYKTNGDIDVEKTCVWYLDLTSGEDCYAKFIDLKILGWSSFWGRQYASSYVSGTVISLKSDSVLYADKWSKGWNSKIYEVKGKQYLFLLKPSNGLVHIHNIKADGSIGRNIQTYDWTKGWSNINFYTVKGKTYLFLMKAGKGDGYTNGLVHINKVNDNGTIDKVIEKHDWRSGWNKIEFFYFKNKTYVILNRDDGTVHIRVMNSNGTLGEKVIEEANFLKNSKSIVGTDIQVIETENAVYIYGINNTGKRTIYSQCKFYLKNKKFNFEQIDTQDWSTGWVRMNIFKASEKKSYLIISKGVSRNGIMHIHKINNLKNDAKIGKLIDDNYFRNKFVMGLVPMEQWSNIQYFKARNTKLKLFLLDKYSGRVRVINMKNNGAFENDLVPSKELKYYNIEINTSNEKNAGTSAKVFITLKGDNWESPEYHIDTISDDFERGSRTIQNIPVDKYFGEIKKVMIRHDNSKSKPGWHLQSIYITEGNSKNKWSARVYKWFAKTVGDKKIQREITLEKMPKKN; translated from the coding sequence ATGTCAACAGAATTCTATGCCCTAAAATATAACAAAACAAGACAAGTCAAAATTACAAACGATGAAGAAAACAACTATGAAAGACTAAGACTTTACGTAAATGGCGCACCTTATTCAGTAAATGCAAAAGCAGGCTCATATGTAGGATGTGGAATTGATGCTGCACATAGTTTTATGGGTTATTTTGTTAATGCAATACCAAGAAGTAGAATTAAAAAATATGTCAAAGTTACATCAGGACCAAGTGATTTTAGAAAGTATGCAAACAAACTTCTTTTAGGAGGTATAATTTTTAATCCAGGAGATGATTATTTTACAACTCCTGCACAATTAGCAGTGGGGCTTGATAAACTTACTAAAAAAAATTTAACTTCTAGAAAAGATATTGAAAACGACACTATAAGACATAATAAAGGCACAAATAGTTCTATTATACAAAAAGTTAGACATCACTTAAGAAGAGCTATTCCTGTAGTTGCACTAATTAGTAAAGGTAATCATTGGGTAACAATTGTAGGAATGGATTGTAAATATAAAACTAATGGTGATATTGATGTTGAAAAGACATGTGTTTGGTATTTAGACTTAACTTCAGGAGAAGATTGTTACGCTAAATTTATTGATTTAAAAATATTAGGATGGAGTAGTTTTTGGGGAAGACAATATGCATCAAGTTATGTTTCAGGAACAGTAATTAGTTTAAAAAGTGATTCTGTTTTATATGCTGATAAGTGGTCAAAAGGTTGGAATAGTAAGATATATGAAGTAAAAGGTAAACAATACTTATTTTTATTAAAACCAAGTAATGGACTTGTTCATATTCATAATATAAAAGCAGATGGAAGTATTGGAAGAAACATACAAACATATGATTGGACTAAGGGTTGGAGTAATATAAATTTCTATACAGTTAAAGGGAAAACTTATCTTTTTTTAATGAAAGCAGGAAAAGGTGATGGTTATACAAATGGACTTGTTCATATAAACAAAGTTAATGATAATGGAACAATTGATAAAGTCATAGAAAAACATGACTGGCGTTCGGGTTGGAATAAAATAGAGTTTTTTTATTTTAAAAATAAAACTTATGTAATCTTAAACAGAGATGATGGGACAGTACATATTAGAGTTATGAATAGCAATGGAACACTTGGAGAGAAAGTAATTGAAGAAGCAAATTTTTTAAAGAATTCTAAATCTATTGTAGGTACAGATATTCAAGTAATTGAAACTGAAAATGCTGTTTATATTTATGGAATTAATAATACAGGTAAAAGAACAATATATTCTCAATGTAAATTTTACTTAAAAAATAAAAAATTTAATTTTGAACAGATAGATACGCAAGATTGGTCTACAGGATGGGTTAGAATGAATATATTTAAAGCTTCTGAGAAAAAATCTTACTTAATTATAAGTAAAGGTGTAAGTAGAAATGGAATTATGCATATTCATAAAATCAACAACCTTAAAAATGATGCAAAAATTGGAAAACTAATTGATGACAATTATTTTAGAAACAAATTTGTTATGGGATTAGTACCAATGGAACAATGGAGTAATATTCAATACTTTAAAGCAAGAAATACAAAATTAAAACTATTCTTATTAGATAAATACAGTGGTAGAGTAAGAGTTATTAATATGAAAAATAATGGAGCTTTTGAAAATGATTTAGTACCTAGCAAAGAGTTAAAGTATTACAATATTGAAATAAATACAAGTAATGAAAAAAATGCAGGTACAAGTGCAAAAGTATTTATTACTTTAAAAGGTGATAATTGGGAAAGTCCCGAGTATCATATTGATACAATAAGTGATGATTTTGAAAGAGGTTCTCGTACAATTCAAAATATTCCTGTAGATAAATATTTTGGCGAAATTAAAAAAGTTATGATTAGACATGATAATAGTAAATCAAAACCAGGTTGGCATTTACAAAGTATTTATATAACAGAGGGTAATTCAAAAAATAAATGGTCTGCAAGAGTTTATAAATGGTTTGCAAAAACTGTTGGAGATAAAAAAATACAAAGAGAAATTACTTTAGAAAAGATGCCAAAGAAAAATTAG
- a CDS encoding S1 RNA-binding domain-containing protein has product MNEHIYVGEINKLAVYRKSEPGIYLISEDKEEVLLPNAYVTNEMELGSFLDVFIYTDSEDRLVATTLDPYLYVNEFAYLEIVDTAAFGAFVDIGLPKDILVPKNKQRSIFHKGHKKVLKMILDEKTDRLIATEKYTLEQNIKDLSEKDEVEILVYSKTPLGYKVIVNDLYDGMIFHTEIFENIYFGDRKRAYIKKIRDDNKLDISLQEIGKKVKDDKVFEILKKNGGKLDFTYKSDAEDIKKVFGISKKAFKATLTKLLNEEKIVLESNCIRVK; this is encoded by the coding sequence ATAAATGAACATATATATGTTGGTGAAATAAATAAACTAGCAGTATATAGAAAAAGCGAACCGGGAATTTACTTAATTAGTGAAGACAAAGAAGAAGTACTTCTTCCAAATGCTTATGTAACAAATGAAATGGAACTAGGTTCTTTTTTAGATGTATTTATCTATACAGATAGTGAAGATAGATTAGTTGCAACTACACTTGACCCATACCTATATGTAAATGAATTTGCATATTTAGAAATTGTAGATACTGCTGCTTTTGGAGCTTTTGTTGATATAGGGCTACCAAAAGATATTCTAGTTCCTAAAAATAAACAAAGAAGTATTTTTCATAAAGGTCATAAAAAAGTTTTAAAAATGATTCTTGATGAAAAAACTGATAGACTTATTGCTACAGAAAAATATACTTTAGAGCAAAATATAAAAGACTTAAGTGAAAAAGATGAGGTGGAAATCCTTGTTTATTCAAAAACTCCACTTGGATATAAAGTAATTGTAAATGACTTATACGATGGAATGATTTTCCATACTGAAATATTTGAAAATATTTATTTTGGTGATAGAAAAAGAGCTTATATTAAAAAAATAAGAGATGATAATAAATTAGATATTTCACTTCAAGAAATTGGTAAAAAAGTAAAAGACGATAAAGTTTTTGAGATTTTAAAGAAAAATGGTGGAAAACTTGATTTTACTTATAAAAGTGATGCAGAAGATATCAAAAAAGTTTTTGGTATTAGTAAAAAAGCTTTTAAAGCAACGCTTACAAAACTGTTAAATGAAGAGAAAATTGTCCTAGAAAGTAATTGTATTAGAGTTAAATAG
- the prx-suh gene encoding thiol peroxidase Prx-SUH, with protein sequence MATTKLKGNEVELSGAEVNVGDKAPVVTVVAKDLSDVQVGGENGKSQVVVVVPSLDTPVCAAETRKFNEEAAKMENAEVIVVSMDLPFAMGRFCTTEGIENLTVGSDFRAKAFAKSYGVLVASGALAGVTCRAIFVINASGVITYKEICPEITEEPNYDAALAALSDATSTSCCGTCQ encoded by the coding sequence ATGGCAACAACAAAATTAAAAGGTAATGAAGTAGAGTTAAGTGGAGCAGAAGTAAATGTTGGTGATAAAGCACCTGTAGTTACTGTTGTAGCAAAAGATTTATCTGATGTTCAAGTTGGTGGAGAAAATGGTAAATCACAAGTAGTTGTAGTTGTTCCATCTTTAGATACACCTGTTTGTGCAGCTGAAACTAGAAAATTCAATGAAGAAGCTGCAAAAATGGAAAATGCAGAAGTAATTGTAGTTTCTATGGACTTACCATTTGCAATGGGAAGATTTTGTACAACTGAAGGAATTGAAAACTTAACTGTTGGTTCTGATTTTAGAGCAAAAGCATTTGCTAAATCTTATGGTGTATTAGTTGCATCTGGAGCATTAGCTGGAGTTACTTGTAGAGCAATTTTTGTTATCAATGCATCTGGAGTAATTACATACAAAGAAATTTGTCCAGAAATTACTGAAGAGCCAAATTATGATGCAGCATTAGCAGCATTAAGTGATGCTACTTCAACTTCTTGTTGTGGAACTTGTCAATAA
- a CDS encoding NnrS family protein, protein MLATWYKKFSSQPHQPFFTNGIIFFILFMMLFIATFSNVLILDDAILTYHAYTMIFVVFIQFFLGFLFVVFPRFLSQAEILPKVYMQQFLLYFASSVGILLSLIFVPSITFIFQILMLIAQILSFNLLYSIHKKSIVPIKEDTKWILIAFLTGVVMHALFIISTIDFKYSLTVSTFAINCGFYLFLFMIIFTVSQRMIPFFTKTKVPTYVINKSKNLLPIVYGLLILKIFFLSLGNPAFNLLADVPLLVVFVRELIKWNLPTFKVTAIMWVLFISLYWIPFALLISVIESLAYLYDPSIIFEKAVIHTLALGYFVTVLVGFGTRVVLGHSGTTPYAGKFAITIFIAIQIIAFLRIFTSFSLNFDLNYIFLLNLTALLLVAGLIIWSSKYLTILLKGK, encoded by the coding sequence ATGTTAGCAACTTGGTATAAGAAGTTTTCTTCTCAACCTCACCAGCCATTTTTTACAAATGGTATTATATTTTTTATTCTTTTTATGATGCTTTTTATAGCAACATTCTCAAATGTTTTAATCTTAGATGATGCAATTTTAACTTATCATGCTTATACAATGATTTTTGTTGTATTTATTCAATTTTTCTTAGGTTTTCTTTTTGTTGTATTCCCAAGATTTTTATCGCAAGCAGAAATCTTACCTAAAGTTTATATGCAACAATTTTTATTATATTTTGCTAGTAGTGTAGGAATACTTTTATCTCTTATTTTTGTTCCTAGTATTACTTTTATTTTTCAAATTTTAATGCTTATTGCTCAAATACTTAGTTTTAATTTACTATATTCTATTCATAAAAAAAGTATAGTACCAATTAAAGAAGATACAAAATGGATTTTAATAGCTTTTTTAACAGGAGTTGTAATGCATGCACTTTTTATAATAAGTACTATTGATTTTAAATATTCATTAACAGTTTCTACTTTTGCTATAAATTGTGGTTTTTATTTGTTTTTATTTATGATTATATTTACTGTTTCTCAAAGAATGATTCCTTTTTTTACAAAAACAAAAGTACCTACTTATGTAATTAATAAATCTAAAAACTTATTACCTATAGTTTATGGTTTATTAATTTTAAAAATCTTTTTTCTATCACTTGGAAATCCTGCTTTTAATCTTTTAGCTGATGTGCCATTATTAGTTGTATTTGTAAGAGAGCTTATAAAATGGAATTTACCAACATTTAAAGTTACTGCAATAATGTGGGTTTTATTTATATCTCTTTATTGGATTCCTTTTGCACTTTTAATATCAGTTATTGAATCTTTAGCTTACTTATATGATCCTAGTATTATTTTTGAAAAAGCTGTAATTCATACACTAGCACTTGGTTACTTTGTGACGGTATTAGTTGGTTTTGGAACAAGAGTTGTTTTAGGGCATTCTGGAACTACTCCTTATGCTGGAAAGTTTGCCATAACAATATTTATAGCAATTCAAATAATTGCATTTTTAAGAATATTCACTTCTTTTTCTTTAAATTTTGATTTAAATTATATATTTTTACTAAATTTAACGGCTCTTTTATTGGTTGCTGGATTGATTATTTGGTCAAGCAAATACCTTACTATTCTTTTAAAAGGTAAATAA
- the msrP gene encoding protein-methionine-sulfoxide reductase catalytic subunit MsrP produces MNIIKKPSWDIPSSEVTPEELFNKRRTFLKLGAASLVASGALIEALAKDNIPVPNLKYLKDKNINNLKLNTYEQITTYNNFYEFTTSKKGVKDLAHTLKTDDWEIEIDGLVEKPFKIQLADLSKNFTLEERIYRFRCVEGWSMVVPWNGFSLASFIKFAKPLSSAKYIRFETKYDDEMFPDQARGVFASIDYPYVEALRMDEAMNELSFLATGLYGSTLPNQNGAPLRLVVPWKYGFKSIKSISKISFVDKEPLNTWQRSNKREYGFYANVNPNVDHPRWSQKKERVLGKFLKQKTLMYNGYEKEVAHMYKGMDLRKFI; encoded by the coding sequence ATGAATATAATAAAAAAACCAAGCTGGGATATTCCTTCAAGTGAAGTTACACCAGAAGAACTATTTAATAAAAGAAGAACTTTCCTAAAATTAGGAGCTGCTTCTCTAGTTGCTTCTGGAGCTTTAATCGAAGCTTTAGCAAAAGACAATATTCCTGTACCTAATTTAAAATATCTAAAAGATAAAAATATCAATAATTTAAAACTAAATACCTATGAACAAATTACAACATACAATAACTTTTATGAATTTACAACTTCAAAAAAAGGTGTAAAAGATTTAGCACATACTTTAAAAACTGATGATTGGGAAATTGAAATTGATGGTTTAGTTGAAAAACCATTTAAAATACAATTAGCTGATTTAAGTAAAAACTTTACACTTGAAGAGAGAATCTATAGATTTAGATGTGTTGAAGGTTGGTCAATGGTTGTTCCTTGGAATGGCTTTTCACTAGCTTCATTTATTAAGTTTGCAAAACCACTATCAAGTGCAAAGTATATTAGATTTGAGACAAAATATGATGATGAAATGTTTCCAGACCAAGCTCGTGGTGTATTTGCAAGTATTGATTATCCTTATGTTGAAGCTTTAAGAATGGATGAGGCTATGAATGAATTATCATTTTTAGCAACAGGACTTTATGGTTCAACTTTGCCTAATCAAAATGGTGCACCACTGCGTTTAGTTGTACCTTGGAAATATGGTTTTAAATCAATTAAATCAATTTCTAAAATATCTTTTGTAGATAAAGAACCTTTAAATACTTGGCAAAGATCAAATAAAAGAGAATACGGATTTTATGCAAATGTAAATCCAAATGTTGATCATCCAAGATGGTCACAAAAGAAAGAGAGAGTTTTAGGAAAATTCTTAAAACAAAAAACCCTAATGTATAATGGTTATGAAAAAGAAGTTGCTCATATGTATAAGGGAATGGATTTAAGAAAGTTTATCTAA
- a CDS encoding sulfite oxidase heme-binding subunit YedZ → MKRFLIYLIMLSPLVLLSAQILIFENVVDPIKYIYTFTGVTSTIILFVSILISLFKKQINFMKYRKLIGLFGFFYAFLHLINFVVFDADLDIFFIIDETLDKPFIYLGMIAFFILLFMAITSTKNLFKKYSKYHQLVYLALILITIHFVMAQKSITILQLIYIVMIFIIAYCKLLQKIVEKNKKLTS, encoded by the coding sequence ATGAAACGATTTTTAATATACTTAATAATGCTTTCTCCTTTAGTATTATTAAGTGCACAAATTCTAATTTTTGAAAATGTAGTTGATCCTATTAAATATATTTATACTTTTACAGGAGTAACTTCAACGATTATACTTTTTGTGTCTATTCTTATTTCACTATTTAAAAAGCAAATAAATTTTATGAAATATAGAAAACTAATAGGACTTTTTGGATTCTTTTATGCTTTTTTACATTTAATTAATTTTGTAGTTTTTGATGCAGATTTAGATATATTTTTTATAATTGATGAAACACTTGATAAGCCATTTATTTATCTTGGAATGATTGCATTTTTTATACTTCTATTTATGGCAATTACTTCTACAAAAAATTTGTTTAAAAAGTATAGTAAGTACCATCAATTAGTTTATTTAGCCTTGATTTTAATTACAATACATTTTGTAATGGCACAAAAGTCTATAACTATACTTCAACTAATTTATATCGTAATGATTTTTATAATTGCTTACTGTAAACTTTTACAAAAAATAGTAGAAAAGAATAAAAAATTAACAAGTTAA
- a CDS encoding ATP-dependent helicase, with protein sequence MPLSNLNKEQLSAATCPKGYNLIIASAGTGKTSTIVGRIANLINNGTKPEEILLLTFTNKAAAEMVQRVAKFFGKDIAKQIMAGTFHSVSYKLLKQLEINISLKQPNELKTLFKSVYEKRVFYDRDDEANPYDGGYLYDMYSLYLNSNTGEDFGTWIKDKNPSHEIYTLIYEDVVDEFNALKIKYGYANFDDLLTIMLETLKTQDFDFKEVLVDEYQDTNPLQGRLLDGFKPNSLFCVGDYDQSIYAFNGSDIGIISTFSDRYDNATVFTLRKNYRSTKPILDLATKVIEHNERIYDKNLEVIRTDETIKPKLLAFNELFAQYQYISELISKSQTPHNDIAIIYRNNSSADGIEANLREYEIPAKRKGGMSFFDSVEVKFILDVLVMQMSHNDMMAFIHVLEHGKGIGKAIAKDVFDALIKLGDGDILRGLFHPNPDINNPYDTNKVKNRQLGLFDDFLELGSVSKFKDCGFEEAFLSNPILKHPKLSVDGGKYIYDFYLLMKHLRRTKNPESLVSSINSSMMYSKLKDFLSTKRATAKDGTVNPMQKTKSLAKINRKCMLLKNLSRNFSELSKFINSMILGGSEMSEGDGVNLLSVHASKGLEFKEVYVIDLMDGRFPNRKLMSKGGSLEEERRLFYVAVTRAKDVLYLSYAKFDKIKKMSFIASPFLREAGLIKEDEKTSI encoded by the coding sequence ATGCCATTATCTAACCTAAATAAAGAACAATTAAGTGCTGCAACTTGTCCAAAGGGATATAACCTGATTATTGCAAGTGCTGGTACAGGAAAAACTTCTACAATTGTAGGAAGAATCGCAAACTTAATTAATAATGGAACAAAACCTGAAGAAATATTACTTTTAACTTTTACTAATAAAGCAGCAGCTGAAATGGTACAAAGAGTTGCAAAGTTTTTTGGAAAAGATATTGCAAAGCAAATTATGGCAGGAACCTTTCACTCGGTTTCTTATAAATTATTAAAACAACTAGAAATTAATATCAGTTTAAAACAACCAAATGAATTAAAAACACTATTTAAATCAGTTTATGAGAAAAGAGTATTTTACGATAGAGATGATGAAGCTAATCCATATGACGGTGGATATTTATATGATATGTATTCACTTTATCTTAACTCAAATACAGGTGAAGATTTTGGAACATGGATAAAAGACAAAAATCCATCACATGAAATATATACTTTAATTTATGAAGATGTTGTTGATGAGTTTAATGCTTTAAAGATCAAATATGGCTATGCAAACTTTGATGACTTATTAACAATTATGTTAGAAACTTTAAAAACACAAGACTTTGATTTTAAAGAAGTTTTAGTAGATGAATATCAAGATACAAATCCACTACAAGGTAGATTACTTGATGGTTTTAAACCAAACTCACTGTTTTGTGTTGGTGATTATGACCAAAGTATTTATGCTTTTAATGGCTCTGATATTGGAATTATTTCAACTTTTTCAGATAGATATGATAATGCTACAGTTTTTACATTAAGAAAAAATTACCGCTCTACTAAACCTATTTTGGATTTAGCAACAAAAGTAATTGAACATAATGAAAGAATTTATGATAAAAACTTAGAAGTTATTAGAACAGATGAAACTATAAAACCAAAACTTTTAGCTTTTAATGAATTATTCGCACAATATCAATATATCTCTGAACTTATTTCAAAAAGCCAAACACCTCATAATGATATTGCGATAATTTATAGAAATAACTCAAGTGCAGACGGAATAGAAGCAAACCTACGTGAATATGAAATTCCAGCAAAAAGAAAAGGTGGAATGTCATTCTTTGATTCTGTTGAAGTGAAGTTTATTTTAGATGTTTTAGTTATGCAAATGTCACACAATGATATGATGGCATTTATCCACGTTTTAGAACATGGTAAAGGAATTGGAAAAGCAATTGCAAAAGATGTTTTTGATGCACTTATAAAATTAGGTGATGGAGATATTTTAAGAGGTTTATTTCATCCAAATCCTGATATCAATAATCCATATGATACTAATAAAGTTAAAAACAGACAACTTGGTTTATTTGATGATTTTTTAGAGTTAGGTTCTGTTTCAAAGTTTAAAGATTGTGGTTTTGAAGAAGCATTTTTATCAAATCCAATCTTAAAACATCCCAAATTAAGTGTTGATGGTGGTAAATATATTTATGACTTTTATTTATTAATGAAGCATTTAAGAAGAACAAAAAACCCTGAATCATTAGTTTCTAGTATCAATTCTTCAATGATGTATTCAAAATTAAAAGATTTTTTATCAACTAAAAGAGCAACTGCAAAAGATGGAACAGTAAATCCTATGCAAAAAACAAAATCACTTGCTAAGATAAATCGTAAATGTATGCTTTTAAAAAACTTATCAAGAAACTTTTCAGAGTTATCAAAGTTTATTAATTCAATGATTTTAGGTGGTTCTGAGATGAGTGAGGGCGATGGAGTTAATTTATTATCAGTTCATGCAAGTAAAGGCTTAGAGTTTAAAGAAGTTTATGTAATTGATTTAATGGATGGTAGATTTCCAAATAGAAAACTTATGAGTAAAGGCGGAAGCTTAGAAGAAGAAAGACGTCTTTTTTATGTTGCTGTTACACGTGCTAAAGATGTACTTTATTTATCTTATGCAAAGTTTGATAAAATAAAAAAGATGTCTTTTATTGCATCTCCTTTTTTAAGAGAAGCTGGGTTAATTAAAGAGGATGAAAAAACTTCTATTTAA